One Papaver somniferum cultivar HN1 chromosome 10, ASM357369v1, whole genome shotgun sequence genomic window carries:
- the LOC113319668 gene encoding uncharacterized protein LOC113319668 gives MLMETGNLSSFPITNSENRSSNMSSALLNYLFPAPFVKSHGVDNIILVNPQMIRNSILSYDDPFEMFNGYIIDIPASTLSAVPVNLRTEMVKSSPSNSQVFLEQ, from the exons ATGTTAATGGAGACTGGTAACCTCAGTTCTTTTCCTATTACGAATTCTGAAAATAGATCTTCTAATATGTCTTCTGCTCTTCTTAACTATTTATTCCCAGCTCCCTTTGTGAAATCTCATGGAGTGGACAATATCATTCTTGTTAATCCTCAGATGATTAGAAATTCGATTTTGTCCTATGATGACCCGTTTGAAATGTTCAATGGTTACATCATTGACATTCCAGCAAGCACTCTTTCAGCTGTTCCTGTTAACCTAAGGACTGAAATGGTGAAATCTTCTCCAAGCAACAGTCAG gtgtttttggaacaATAA